Within the Salvia hispanica cultivar TCC Black 2014 chromosome 4, UniMelb_Shisp_WGS_1.0, whole genome shotgun sequence genome, the region CACACCAATTACACCGATTAAAACATGAGTTTGTCATAAATCTATTGTATAGGATCGGATAGGAAATTTACACAGTCCAGTAAATTCATGACTTTTTATGCAACATTTAATATTCACAGGAAATACCAAACTATTTTGAAAGTTTATGACTTTACAAGCAATTTgcccattaattatttaaaaaactaatattaaattattagttcATAATCAATCATAAAGTCTTGTtagcattttttaattttaatttctagtaataaatattaatatttcaattggaTTTGATTTCTATATAGGGACAGGTGAACTGcccatattaattaagtaatccGCAAATTTTTCGATTCAATTCAATCCTAGACCAAGAACAAACTAGATACagtatattaaatagttataaacaaaatatgaaactGTCTTCATATGACCGGTATACTAGTATCGAGTGCTACTCCTACatgctaattaattagaaaaaaatatgtaattatccTTATGTATTGTAAAAAATTCGATTCTATTTAGAAttctatcatattttatgtacttagagacattaaatttataagtatttttatgTGTCAATATGTTGCGGATGCTTTAAGATATTACGAATTTGATAATGGGCATAACTCCAGCCAGTGATGGATCCAGAATTGATAAATGGAGGGggcaaaatatatattagtaggtTGATTTAGGGCAAAAATgacagtttttttttattttcgagGCGACGTCGGGGCAAATGGAGGGGGCGGACATGGTAATTTTACGTCCGGATTAGAAGAAATTAGTCGCACGGTAGGGGCGACCGCCCCCTCCTGCCCCCCTTAGATCCGCCACTGACTCCAGTTGTGATCAACTGCTGCCATCACTaatatgtgatttgtgaatttaaaatattgttgagtTTTCGTTATTATGTAAATAGTCTGACAGTAGATACACTAGCTTTAAATATTTAGAAGGTGTAGGAGTTAGGACATCCGCATCCCTATCTTTTATTCATcccttaaccgtctcatcccttaactgtTCAggggccccactgtacttttcagcccatctcttaactaagagacaacacctgcattcattcatctcttaactatctCATcctttaactattcattcaatttcattttttatttttatttccaacaaattcaattaataaaaacacacttcattaaataaaatataattacaatttaaatacctaaaaaaaaacataatttaaaaaactagaaattacaaattgcacacttaaattcaaatcacaaaaaaaatggaggcaaagaagcagaagaaggagttctctagtgacgatcatctaacggttgccaaattttgcccaaatgtgctccattagatccttctggagttgggcgtgggcggtagaatcacgtgtccttGCCTGAATAGACAATTgctcttgcaaagacggatgcactcccctccgaggcggactacttgcagttgagcttcccggggtttcagggtggggtcgaaccaatttcccgcctcAGGTCCTTCGTCGACGACAATCATGTtttgcaagattatgcacgtatacatgatgtcgaccatattATCCATAAACCATGTACGAGCCGGGGCTTTGATAATGGTATatcgagcttggagaaccccAAACGCTCTCTGcacatccttgcgagcagCCTCTTGTttctgcgcaaaaagagaCTGTTTTTCGTTTGCAGGTTCCTGTTGAACGCTTCACGaaggttggccacttcggatagatgccgtcggcaagatagtaccccattttATACTGGCGATTGTTAGCGATGAAGTTGATGGCCGGCGCTTTACCATTCAGAACTTCGCTGAAGAGGTTGGAATTGTTGAGCACGTTAACATCGTTCTTCAAGCCGGGGACCCCGAAATAcacatgccaaatccatagccggtagtcggTGACGGCCTCGAGTATAACGGTGGGGTGGGTGCCTTTGTTACCGCTCGTGTATGACCCCCTCCACGCCacagggcaattcttccattgccaatgcatgcaatcgacgCTCCCGAGCATCCCAGGGAATCCATGTGCTTGTTCGTGAAGTTGGAGCAGAAACTGACAATCTGCGGTGGTTGGCTTCTTTAGAAATTCGTCGGTGAAGGCTGTCCGGACGCCTTTGCAGaatttcaacaaacaaagtctcctagtggattctccgacgtgcaggtattcgtcgaacgaATCCGCCGTTTGTCCAGCAGCAAGCCGACGGATCGCTGCAGTACATTTCTCGGAGCGTCGTGTGGCTAGGACGGCCAACAGCGTCGAACCCTTCTCTCGAAGTACTCTTCCCGTGCCGCCAATGTATtcgcgatatgcaaaaatagcgcGCGTGACATACGGAAACGGCGACGGAAGTAGATATCTCCCCATACCGAGTTCCGACTGAAGTAATCACGTTCCAAccttgcggcggcttcctcccggtTATGATGGATGTAAGTCCGGGGTCGCCTTTGAGGAggcgcggcggcttcctcctccctacgtcgatcttcttctagcgattcttccattattcgacgcatttgctcaaatggatccatgaatggattaaatttgggagaagaaaaaaataaaggaatgatttatagaagtgattggagaggaaagaaagagagataagagaaGAATAGACGTGCGTTTGtatgtaaaatggagaatgagaagagtatttatagaataaaaaattaaaaaaatttaaaattcgaCAATTGAACGGTCATAtttgatggggtttggtgccccttgcacagcggaagacttgtacaaaacaaataaatcagacgtaggatctatttgaccgattatgcg harbors:
- the LOC125221321 gene encoding uncharacterized protein LOC125221321; the encoded protein is MGRYLLPSPFPYVTRAIFAYREYIGGTGRVLREKGSTLLAVLATRRSEKCVRTAFTDEFLKKPTTADCQFLLQLHEQAHGFPGMLGSVDCMHWQWKNCPVAWRGSYTSGNKGTHPTVILEAVTDYRLWIWHVYFGVPGLKNDVNVLNNSNLFSEVLNGKAPAINFIANNRQYKMGYYLADGIYPKWPTFVKRSTGTCKRKTVSFCAETRGCSQGCAESVWGSPSSIYHYQSPGSYMVYG